In Methylomagnum ishizawai, one DNA window encodes the following:
- a CDS encoding SWIM zinc finger family protein, with the protein MPDLDDWITRQSLAEYAGPKVFQRGLDYFQASSVTRLRDIGHRVSARVSGSEDYEVELWTDGEEFEYACTCPHAAEGNFCKHCVAAGLAFLDGRRGMEHLAPADTPQGVWKRLGEYLPLQPVETLVDWLLEAAGRDETTYRTLRLAMEKVGGSLHQIKALRREIDQIARYCNPDDWDSLLDSLEELLDTEPAAVVEVAEYAVERVEAAIPELEYDEGEAIDILDRLGELHRQACLSARPDPVALAERLFRYDTTGEGNAFHNSLPDYREALGEAGTRRYRELAEAAWRENPGRNYRISSIMENLARESGNIEALVAVKAHDLSSAHRFLDIAEIYQEARQPDQALKWAELGLEAFPERPDSRLRDFLAELYLELGRNDEALALAWAQFAEDPSLRTYQKLRDLAERLGRWPEQRERALAEVERAAQHPKRWATQNQTPDTSLRVEIALWEEDPEAGWEAAQRGYCQPGLKTRLAEKLEEPRPAEALALYLPMIPAQVAQGKNEAYQRAVELIGIVGELLQRLDREDEFQGLLAGWRAAFKAKRNFMKLLDEMGWDL; encoded by the coding sequence ATGCCCGACCTCGACGACTGGATCACCCGCCAATCCCTAGCCGAATACGCCGGCCCCAAGGTTTTCCAACGCGGCCTCGATTATTTCCAAGCCAGCAGTGTCACCCGGCTGCGCGACATCGGCCACCGGGTCAGCGCCCGAGTTTCGGGTTCCGAGGACTACGAGGTCGAGTTGTGGACCGACGGCGAGGAATTCGAATACGCCTGCACCTGCCCCCACGCCGCCGAAGGCAATTTCTGCAAGCACTGCGTCGCGGCCGGGCTGGCCTTCCTGGACGGGCGGCGCGGCATGGAACATCTGGCCCCGGCGGACACCCCGCAAGGCGTCTGGAAGCGGCTTGGGGAATACCTCCCGCTCCAACCGGTGGAAACCCTGGTGGACTGGCTGCTCGAAGCCGCCGGACGCGACGAAACCACCTACCGGACCTTGCGGCTGGCCATGGAAAAGGTCGGCGGCTCGCTGCACCAGATCAAAGCCCTGCGCCGGGAAATCGACCAAATCGCCCGTTATTGCAACCCGGACGACTGGGATTCCCTGCTCGACAGCCTCGAAGAACTGTTGGACACCGAACCCGCCGCCGTGGTCGAAGTGGCCGAATACGCCGTCGAGCGGGTGGAGGCGGCCATTCCCGAACTCGAATACGACGAGGGCGAGGCCATCGATATCCTGGACCGGTTGGGCGAACTCCACCGCCAAGCCTGCTTGTCGGCCCGGCCCGACCCGGTGGCCCTGGCGGAACGGCTGTTCCGCTACGACACGACCGGCGAAGGCAATGCCTTCCACAACAGCCTGCCCGACTACCGGGAAGCGCTGGGCGAAGCCGGGACGCGGCGCTACCGGGAACTCGCCGAAGCCGCTTGGCGCGAAAACCCTGGCCGTAATTACCGGATCAGCTCGATCATGGAAAACCTGGCGCGGGAATCCGGCAATATCGAAGCCCTGGTCGCCGTCAAGGCCCACGACCTGTCGTCCGCCCATCGTTTCCTGGACATCGCCGAAATCTACCAGGAGGCCCGGCAACCGGACCAAGCCTTGAAGTGGGCCGAACTCGGCCTGGAAGCCTTTCCCGAACGCCCAGACTCCCGGCTGCGGGATTTCCTGGCGGAGTTGTATCTGGAACTCGGGCGGAACGACGAGGCGCTGGCACTGGCCTGGGCGCAATTCGCCGAAGACCCAAGCCTCCGCACCTATCAAAAGCTGCGCGACCTGGCGGAACGCTTGGGCAGGTGGCCCGAACAACGGGAACGGGCCTTGGCCGAAGTGGAACGCGCGGCCCAACATCCCAAGCGCTGGGCCACCCAGAACCAAACCCCGGATACGTCGTTGCGGGTGGAAATCGCCCTGTGGGAGGAAGACCCCGAGGCGGGTTGGGAAGCGGCGCAGCGGGGCTATTGCCAACCGGGACTCAAGACGCGGCTGGCCGAAAAACTCGAAGAACCGCGCCCGGCGGAAGCCCTGGCGCTCTATCTGCCGATGATCCCGGCGCAGGTCGCCCAGGGCAAGAACGAAGCCTACCAGCGGGCGGTGGAGTTGATCGGGATCGTCGGGGAATTGCTACAGCGCCTGGACCGGGAGGATGAATTCCAGGGGCTGCTGGCCGGGTGGCGGGCGGCGTTCAAGGCCAAGCGCAATTTCATGAAGCTGCTGGATGAAATGGGCTGGGATTTGTAG
- a CDS encoding GTP-binding protein translates to MSQPPKGNPQIKLVFTGSVGAGKTTAISVISEVPPIMTEARPSDDVAFRKSSTTVAMDYGELTLEGGIKLNLYGTPGQRRFDFMCHILTKGALGLIVLINNAHPTPLDELDYYLNLNADFLKDRPAVIGVTHLDEAATPSIEEYYQCLAERGEYWPVLKADARSRDDVTILVNALLSVLEFG, encoded by the coding sequence ATGAGCCAACCTCCTAAGGGCAATCCGCAGATCAAGCTGGTGTTCACCGGCAGCGTGGGGGCGGGCAAGACCACGGCGATTTCGGTCATCAGCGAGGTGCCACCGATCATGACCGAGGCCCGTCCCAGCGACGACGTGGCGTTCCGCAAGAGCAGCACCACGGTGGCGATGGACTACGGCGAACTGACCCTGGAAGGCGGGATCAAGCTGAACCTGTACGGGACGCCGGGCCAGCGCCGTTTCGATTTCATGTGCCATATCCTGACCAAGGGCGCGTTGGGGCTGATCGTCCTCATCAACAACGCCCATCCCACGCCCTTGGATGAGTTGGACTACTACCTCAACCTCAACGCCGATTTCCTCAAGGACCGGCCCGCCGTGATCGGCGTGACCCACCTCGACGAAGCCGCCACGCCCAGCATCGAGGAGTATTACCAATGCCTGGCCGAGCGCGGGGAATATTGGCCCGTGCTGAAGGCCGACGCCCGCAGCCGGGACGATGTGACGATCCTGGTGAACGCGCTGCTGTCGGTGCTGGAGTTCGGCTGA
- a CDS encoding ammonium transporter: MIKPSTSLALLLLSGGAMAAEPVASKPDTAWLLVATVLVILMTVPGLALFYGGMVRAKNVLSVLMQVFVVFCLVALLWAVYGYSLAFTEGNAIIGGFGKSFLGGITVDSVAATFSKGVYVPEYVYAMFQLTFAAITPALIVGAFAERMKFSAVLLFIFLWFTFSYLPIAHMVWYWAGPDAYTDAQAAEAAAATAGFIFQKGALDFAGGTVVHVNAGVAGLVGSLLVGQRIGFGREPMAPHNMPMTMTGACLLWVGWFGFNVGSNLEANGAAGLVFANTLLATAAATLAWMSAEWLARGMPSVLGAASGAVAGLVAVTPACGWAGPMGAILLGLVAGAGCFWAVTGLKGHFGYDDSLDVFGVHGVGGIIGSLGTAFVAAPALGGTGVYDYVANGFGEYSLGSQLLSQVWGTGVALVWSGVVAFLAFKLVDMTLGLRVAADAEREGLDLSEHGEMAYHD, translated from the coding sequence ATGATTAAACCATCGACCTCGCTCGCTTTATTGCTCCTGTCCGGCGGCGCGATGGCCGCCGAACCCGTGGCCAGCAAGCCCGACACCGCTTGGCTGCTGGTCGCCACCGTGTTGGTGATCCTGATGACCGTGCCGGGGCTGGCCTTGTTCTATGGCGGCATGGTCCGCGCCAAGAACGTGCTGTCGGTCCTGATGCAGGTGTTCGTGGTCTTTTGCCTGGTCGCGCTGCTGTGGGCCGTCTATGGCTATAGCCTCGCCTTCACCGAGGGCAATGCCATCATCGGCGGCTTCGGCAAGAGCTTCCTGGGGGGCATCACGGTGGATTCGGTCGCGGCCACCTTCAGCAAGGGCGTATATGTGCCGGAATATGTGTACGCGATGTTCCAGCTTACTTTCGCCGCCATCACCCCGGCCTTGATCGTGGGCGCTTTCGCCGAGCGCATGAAATTTTCGGCAGTGCTGTTGTTCATCTTCCTGTGGTTCACCTTCTCCTATCTGCCCATCGCCCATATGGTGTGGTACTGGGCCGGTCCCGACGCCTATACCGACGCCCAGGCCGCCGAGGCTGCGGCCGCCACCGCCGGGTTCATCTTCCAGAAGGGGGCGCTGGATTTCGCGGGCGGGACGGTGGTGCATGTCAACGCCGGGGTGGCCGGTTTGGTGGGCAGCCTGCTGGTCGGCCAGCGTATCGGTTTCGGGCGCGAACCCATGGCCCCGCACAATATGCCGATGACCATGACCGGCGCCTGCCTGTTGTGGGTGGGCTGGTTCGGTTTCAACGTGGGTTCCAACCTGGAGGCCAACGGCGCGGCGGGGCTGGTGTTCGCCAACACCTTGCTGGCCACGGCGGCGGCGACCCTGGCCTGGATGTCCGCCGAATGGCTGGCGCGGGGGATGCCTTCCGTGCTGGGCGCGGCTTCCGGGGCGGTGGCGGGCTTGGTGGCGGTGACTCCGGCCTGTGGCTGGGCCGGTCCCATGGGGGCGATCCTGTTGGGGCTGGTGGCAGGGGCGGGCTGTTTCTGGGCCGTCACCGGCTTGAAGGGCCATTTCGGCTACGACGATTCGCTGGACGTGTTTGGCGTGCATGGCGTCGGCGGCATCATCGGTTCCCTGGGGACCGCTTTCGTGGCCGCCCCGGCCTTGGGCGGCACCGGGGTCTATGATTACGTCGCCAATGGGTTCGGCGAGTATAGCCTGGGTTCGCAATTGCTCAGCCAGGTTTGGGGGACCGGGGTAGCCTTGGTTTGGTCCGGCGTGGTGGCCTTTCTGGCTTTCAAGCTGGTGGATATGACCCTGGGCCTACGCGTTGCCGCCGATGCGGAACGGGAGGGTCTGGATTTGTCCGAACATGGCGAAATGGCCTATCACGATTAA
- a CDS encoding ATP-grasp domain-containing protein, translating to MSGGFVPDDRKGGWRGGLMVMRNFCPVNLKDTGFSILFSNKQGWKPALQNRLSGYNVTFGDFRAVDLGAFDLIIPLNLSDQRYLNEMAAHKPLARLSPSEYCMGLCNDKTALYVFLQGLGLGDAVPKIDQQLPPPYILKPKIGEWGIGTSIIMDPKDEPGSADKLKSGKYFKQEYIAGGREYATHIIMKDRRIVFFKTIEFEFDTDVYVKGIDKTPAKARWIDHGKYQGIFEKILGAMDYQGICCFDYKVVNDRLYLFEINPRYGGSLTGFIEEALAAYALAVYGAG from the coding sequence GTGTCGGGTGGTTTTGTGCCGGATGATCGCAAAGGGGGATGGCGCGGCGGGCTTATGGTTATGCGGAATTTCTGCCCGGTCAACTTGAAAGACACGGGGTTTTCTATTTTGTTTTCAAATAAGCAGGGTTGGAAACCCGCCCTGCAAAATAGGTTATCCGGTTACAATGTAACTTTCGGTGATTTTCGCGCCGTCGATCTGGGCGCTTTCGATCTCATTATCCCGCTGAATTTAAGCGACCAAAGATATCTCAACGAAATGGCTGCGCACAAGCCGCTGGCCCGCCTGAGTCCTTCGGAATATTGCATGGGGCTTTGCAATGACAAAACCGCGCTTTATGTTTTTTTGCAAGGTTTGGGGCTTGGCGATGCGGTCCCCAAAATCGACCAGCAGTTGCCGCCACCTTATATACTGAAGCCGAAAATCGGGGAATGGGGGATTGGCACAAGCATTATCATGGACCCGAAAGATGAGCCGGGGAGTGCAGATAAGCTCAAGTCTGGCAAGTATTTCAAGCAGGAATACATCGCGGGCGGACGCGAATATGCGACCCATATTATCATGAAGGACAGGCGGATCGTTTTTTTCAAAACCATCGAATTTGAATTCGATACCGATGTTTATGTCAAGGGCATCGACAAGACCCCGGCCAAGGCGCGGTGGATCGATCATGGAAAATACCAAGGGATATTCGAGAAAATCCTAGGGGCGATGGATTATCAAGGGATTTGTTGCTTCGATTATAAAGTCGTGAACGACCGCCTTTATCTCTTCGAGATCAATCCACGCTATGGGGGCAGCCTGACGGGCTTCATAGAGGAAGCTTTGGCGGCCTATGCCCTGGCGGTTTATGGGGCGGGTTGA
- a CDS encoding VOC family protein: MRITAFHHASIMVSDMALARPFYEGILGLVPNPKRPNFDFDGAWYDIGDQQIHLLALPSPEFGLAKPEHGGRDRHTALRVADLDALKADLEQAGIPYTLSRSGRPALFCRDPDGNAFELIGQ, encoded by the coding sequence ATGCGAATCACCGCCTTCCACCACGCCTCCATCATGGTCAGCGATATGGCCCTGGCCCGCCCCTTCTACGAGGGCATCCTGGGGCTGGTCCCCAATCCCAAGCGCCCCAATTTCGACTTCGACGGCGCGTGGTACGACATCGGCGACCAACAAATCCACCTGCTCGCCCTGCCCAGCCCCGAATTCGGCCTTGCAAAACCCGAACACGGCGGGCGCGACCGCCATACCGCCCTGCGGGTGGCCGACCTCGACGCCCTCAAAGCCGACCTGGAACAAGCGGGCATCCCCTACACCCTCAGCCGCTCGGGCCGTCCCGCCCTGTTCTGCCGCGACCCCGACGGCAACGCCTTCGAGTTGATCGGCCAGTGA
- a CDS encoding PilZ domain-containing protein, which produces MSEQRHFYRKKLTSTGYLILPSGEERKFSLLDLSLRGLQAEFDHNPGLQPEQILRIELPDQSVEGLVTVVRITPQPEGTCHIGFQINRMDGVGDNTYRFRDDDE; this is translated from the coding sequence ATGAGCGAACAGAGGCATTTTTACCGGAAAAAGCTGACATCGACCGGATACCTGATTCTACCATCCGGCGAAGAGCGGAAATTCTCCCTGCTGGATTTGTCCCTGCGGGGACTGCAAGCCGAATTCGACCACAATCCCGGCTTGCAACCTGAACAAATCCTCAGGATCGAGTTGCCGGACCAAAGCGTCGAAGGTCTAGTCACGGTGGTACGCATCACCCCACAACCGGAAGGCACCTGCCATATCGGCTTCCAGATCAACCGCATGGATGGGGTGGGCGACAACACCTACCGCTTCCGGGACGACGACGAATAA
- a CDS encoding exosortase system-associated protein, TIGR04073 family, translating into MKKINYMAVAVVCLGLASAPACHAQREPAPAYRGYTGTIAEKFGTGVTNMGLGWVEIPKTMYVSSMQDGVLSGLTLGLFKGMANTFGRMFLGMADMFTFMIPTKPMVTPDVVWRDFGTETSYSNSWELYNTR; encoded by the coding sequence ATGAAGAAAATCAATTATATGGCCGTCGCGGTGGTGTGCCTCGGCCTAGCCAGCGCCCCGGCCTGCCACGCGCAGCGCGAACCGGCCCCGGCCTATCGGGGCTATACCGGCACCATTGCCGAGAAGTTCGGGACCGGCGTCACCAATATGGGCTTGGGTTGGGTGGAAATCCCCAAGACCATGTATGTGTCCTCGATGCAGGACGGCGTGTTGTCGGGCCTGACCCTGGGCCTGTTCAAGGGCATGGCGAACACCTTCGGCAGGATGTTCCTGGGGATGGCGGATATGTTCACCTTCATGATCCCGACCAAGCCCATGGTTACGCCGGATGTGGTATGGCGCGATTTCGGCACGGAAACTTCGTATAGCAATAGCTGGGAGTTGTACAACACCCGCTAG